Proteins encoded together in one Pseudoroseomonas cervicalis window:
- a CDS encoding ATP-dependent helicase, with the protein MSGPRGLDPADDYLARLNPEQRAAVETVDGPLLVLAGAGTGKTRVLTTRFAHILMTRRAFPNQVLAVTFTNKAAREMRERVSAILGHPAEGLWLGTFHALCARMLRRHAELVGLTSNFSILDTDDQMRLLKQVMEASGVDMKRWPPQALMGIIQRWKDRGLTPARITAAEDSDFANNRARSLYAAYQERLKQLNATDFGDLMLHVVEVLRGHPDVLAQYHRNFRYILVDEYQDTNTVQYLWLRLLAQRPNPAERNICCVGDDDQSIYSWRGAEIENILRFEKDFPGATIVRLESNYRSTAPILAAASGLIAKNSGRLGKTLRPGRKDSAGEKVRVVSLWDSEEEARMVGSRIEAARRDGQSLAEIAILVRAGFQTRAFEERLITLGIPYRVVGGQKFYERAEIRDAMAYLRVVNQPADDLAFERIVNTPKRGLGDTAIRQLHEAAREQGVPLVAAAGGMVASGGMRPKPRQALHELLEGFARWREMLSREGHVVVAATLLDESGYTEMWKQDKSPEAPGRLDNLKELLRAMAEFESLAGFLEHVALVMENDEQSDDGKVSLMTLHAAKGLEFDMVFLPGWEEGLFPHQRALDEGGEKGLEEERRLAYVGITRARKYCTISHAANRRIYANWTSAIPSRFLEELPPDQVTVEGGQRRQPMAAMPSAFSGQFPLIARKPRVIEAGSWEVSERPAKTAPIPVGTRVFHQKFGYGRVLDAEDNKLDVDFEKAGRKRVLDSFVEKA; encoded by the coding sequence CCCGCTTCGCGCATATCCTGATGACGCGCCGCGCCTTCCCCAACCAGGTGCTGGCCGTCACCTTCACCAACAAGGCGGCGCGCGAGATGCGCGAGCGCGTCTCGGCCATTCTGGGCCATCCGGCGGAGGGGCTGTGGCTCGGCACCTTCCACGCGCTCTGCGCCCGCATGCTGCGCCGGCATGCCGAGCTGGTGGGCCTGACCAGCAATTTCTCCATCCTCGACACCGACGACCAGATGCGCCTGCTGAAGCAGGTGATGGAGGCGTCGGGCGTCGACATGAAGCGCTGGCCGCCCCAGGCGCTGATGGGCATCATCCAGCGCTGGAAGGATCGCGGGCTGACGCCGGCCCGCATCACCGCGGCCGAGGATTCGGATTTCGCCAACAACCGCGCCCGCAGCCTCTACGCCGCCTATCAGGAACGGCTGAAGCAGCTCAACGCCACCGATTTCGGCGACCTGATGCTGCATGTGGTGGAGGTGCTGCGCGGCCATCCGGACGTGCTGGCGCAGTACCACCGCAATTTCCGCTACATCCTGGTCGACGAGTACCAGGACACCAACACGGTCCAGTATCTCTGGCTGCGGCTGCTGGCGCAGCGCCCGAACCCAGCTGAAAGAAATATCTGCTGCGTCGGCGACGATGACCAGTCGATCTATTCCTGGCGCGGCGCCGAGATCGAGAACATCCTTCGGTTCGAGAAGGATTTTCCCGGCGCCACCATCGTCCGGCTGGAATCCAACTACCGCTCCACCGCGCCGATCCTCGCCGCCGCCTCCGGGCTGATCGCCAAGAATTCCGGCCGCCTCGGCAAGACGCTGCGCCCCGGGCGCAAGGATTCAGCCGGCGAGAAGGTGCGGGTGGTCTCGCTCTGGGATTCGGAGGAGGAGGCCCGCATGGTGGGCTCCCGCATCGAGGCGGCGCGGCGCGACGGGCAGAGCCTGGCCGAGATCGCCATCCTGGTGCGCGCCGGCTTCCAGACCCGCGCCTTCGAGGAGCGGCTGATCACGCTCGGCATCCCCTACCGTGTCGTTGGCGGCCAGAAATTCTATGAGCGCGCCGAGATCCGCGACGCCATGGCCTATCTGCGCGTGGTCAACCAGCCGGCCGACGACCTCGCCTTCGAGCGCATCGTCAACACGCCGAAGCGCGGCCTGGGCGACACCGCCATCCGCCAGCTGCACGAGGCGGCGCGGGAGCAGGGCGTGCCGCTGGTGGCGGCGGCCGGCGGCATGGTGGCCAGCGGCGGCATGCGCCCCAAGCCGCGCCAGGCGCTGCACGAGCTGCTGGAGGGCTTCGCCCGCTGGCGCGAGATGCTGTCGCGCGAGGGCCATGTGGTGGTGGCGGCGACGCTGCTCGACGAATCCGGCTACACCGAGATGTGGAAGCAGGACAAATCGCCCGAGGCGCCGGGCCGGCTCGACAACCTGAAGGAGCTGCTGCGCGCCATGGCGGAGTTCGAGAGCCTGGCCGGCTTCCTCGAACATGTCGCGCTGGTGATGGAGAATGACGAGCAGTCGGATGACGGCAAGGTCAGCCTGATGACGCTGCACGCCGCCAAGGGGCTGGAATTCGACATGGTCTTCCTGCCCGGCTGGGAGGAAGGCCTGTTCCCGCACCAGCGCGCGCTGGATGAGGGGGGCGAGAAGGGGCTCGAGGAGGAGCGGCGCCTCGCCTATGTCGGCATCACCCGGGCGCGGAAATACTGCACCATCAGCCACGCCGCCAACCGGCGCATCTATGCCAACTGGACCAGCGCCATCCCGTCGCGCTTCCTGGAGGAGCTGCCGCCGGACCAGGTGACGGTGGAGGGCGGCCAGCGCCGCCAGCCCATGGCGGCGATGCCCTCCGCCTTCTCCGGCCAGTTCCCGCTGATCGCCCGCAAGCCGCGGGTGATCGAGGCCGGCTCGTGGGAAGTGTCGGAACGCCCCGCGAAAACCGCGCCGATTCCGGTCGGGACTCGGGTGTTCCACCAGAAATTCGGCTATGGCCGCGTGCTGGACGCGGAAGACAACAAGCTCGACGTCGATTTCGAAAAGGCGGGGCGGAAGCGCGTTCTGGACAGTTTCGTGGAAAAGGCCTGA
- a CDS encoding 50S ribosomal protein L11 methyltransferase codes for MNRRHPQLLETLTIDGLPEHAVPAFEAAMQIVCPTVGYFKDDPTDTWGLEAVREIGAGDEELLPALILAAALSGIEPPELKRAPVEADGWLARTVQAFPEQEIGASVLIRPTHLPNPTTYGKIVLRLDAGLAFGSGEHGSTRGCLIGFEGMAHRRPKRILDLGTGSGILAMAAAKRLHRKVLATDIEPWSVRVAQDNANMNGLRNQFRAKLADGWKHRSVRAGTYDLVFANILARPLCAMSKALSDHLAPGGTAILAGLLGTQVRMVLAAHRRAGMVLERRIDQGHWSALVLRKPFFRAAAVSR; via the coding sequence ATGAACCGCCGCCATCCCCAGTTGCTCGAGACCCTGACGATCGATGGCCTGCCCGAGCATGCCGTGCCCGCCTTCGAGGCGGCGATGCAGATCGTCTGCCCCACCGTCGGCTATTTCAAGGACGACCCGACCGACACCTGGGGGCTGGAGGCGGTGCGCGAGATCGGCGCCGGGGATGAGGAGCTGCTGCCGGCGCTGATCCTGGCCGCCGCCCTGTCGGGCATCGAGCCGCCGGAGCTGAAGCGCGCGCCGGTCGAGGCCGATGGCTGGCTGGCCCGCACCGTGCAGGCCTTCCCCGAGCAGGAGATCGGCGCCAGCGTGCTGATCCGCCCGACCCACCTGCCGAACCCGACCACCTATGGCAAGATCGTGCTGCGGCTGGATGCGGGGCTGGCCTTCGGCTCGGGCGAGCATGGTTCGACCCGCGGCTGCCTGATCGGCTTCGAGGGCATGGCGCATCGCCGGCCGAAGCGCATCCTCGACCTCGGCACCGGCTCGGGCATCCTGGCCATGGCGGCGGCGAAGCGGCTGCACCGCAAGGTGCTGGCCACCGATATCGAGCCCTGGTCGGTGCGCGTGGCGCAGGACAACGCCAACATGAACGGGCTGCGCAACCAGTTCCGGGCGAAGCTGGCGGATGGCTGGAAGCACCGCAGCGTGCGCGCCGGCACCTATGACCTGGTCTTCGCCAACATCCTGGCGCGGCCGCTCTGCGCCATGTCCAAGGCGCTGTCGGACCATCTGGCGCCGGGCGGCACCGCCATCCTGGCCGGGTTGCTGGGCACCCAGGTGCGCATGGTGCTGGCGGCGCATCGCCGCGCCGGCATGGTGCTGGAACGCCGCATCGACCAGGGCCACTGGTCCGCCCTCGTCCTCCGCAAACCTTTTTTTCGGGCTGCCGCCGTCTCCCGGTAA